ATTCATGGACTGTGTCTCGATTTCTTGCATTCGTTTTCCCCCTCAGTCGGCCGTATGGATACCAAACAGTCCCACCGGTTAAGCTAGCTCCCTACCATTTTTGGGTATTCATATTGTCAGTCTCTGCTTTACAGCGATCAAAGCCTCATCGAAGCGAGGGTCTTCCCAAACTACTGGCCATAACAGCGATTACGAAGCATTGGTTTCCGGTGGCGGAAACTATTCCTGTGTATGGCGCATGCCATTGGTATGGACTCCGCCGAGTCGACGCGACACGTGTTCGCGGACACGCTCGCCGCCTTCGACGCGACGCCGCCAGCACCCCCGCTGACGACCAGCGAGGTCGCCGATGTCGTCGACTGTTCGCGGCGGACCGCGTACAATCGGCTGGAACAGCTGGTCGAAGACGAACTCCTTGAGACCAAGAAGGTCGGGGCGAGCGGCCGCGTCTGGTGGCGTTCCCGGCCGACCACCGCGTCCCAGCCGACCGCCGACCTCGCACACGGCAGTTACGAATCGGTCGTGAGCGACGTCTTCGGCACGGCGGACGTTGGCGTCTTCCTGCTCGACGACGACTTCGACGTCGTGTGGATTAACGACTCTATCGAACGCTACTTCGGACTCGACTCGGCGGCCATCGTCGGACGAGACAAACGGCAACTCATCCGGGAGACGATCGGGGATGTCGTCGCGGAACCCGACGACTTCGCCGAGACCGTGATCGCCACGTACGACGACAACACGTATGCCGAGGAATTTGAGTGCCGAATCACGGCTGGTAACGGGCGTAACGAGCGATGGCTCGAACACCGGAGTAAACCCATTGAGACTGGCGAGTATGCCGGCGGCCGCGTCGAACTCTACTACGACATCACTGCCCAGAAGGCGTCCGAGCGGGCACTCCGCGAGCGCGAGCACCAGTTCCGCTCGCTCGTACAGACAGTCGACGAATATGCAATCTTCATGCTCGACCCCGACGGCCGCGTCGTGACGTGGAACGAGGGGGCCGAGCGGATCAAGGGCTATTCCCGTAAAGACGCCATCGACAAGCACGTCTCGACGTTCTACACCAAGACGGACCGTGCTGAGAACGTGCCTGTACGGAACCTCGCTACTGCCGCACGTGACGGCTTCGTCGAGGTCGAGGGCTGGCGGGTGCGAAAGGACGGCACGCGGTTCTGGGCGAAAGTCAGCATCTCGGCAATCCGCGACGATGACGGCACTCTTCAAGGGTACGCGAAGGTGACCCAAGACATGACCGACCGCCGTAAACACGAGCGACAACTCCGCCGCGAGCGTGACCTCGTCGAGAACCTCTTCGACGTGAGTCCTACTGGCCTCATGGTGTTCGACACCGACGGCGACCTCCAGCGGTTGAACTCTCGTGCAAAGGACATCCTCGGGCTTTCTCACGGTGAGCACTACGCCGCCAGTGAGGTTGATCTCGTCGGGCCGGACGGCCAACCCCTGTCGTTCGAGGAGCGCCCGCTGGCGCGGACGTTGACGACGGGCGAGGCAGTCACCAATCAGGTCGTTCGAGAGGCAGAGGCAACCGACGGTGACCGTCGGTGGTTTTCAATCAGTACCAGACCAATCCGTGACGACGACAACACCCTCAAACAGGTAGTCGTCTGCACCGACGAGATTACGGAGCTCAAGGAACAGGCCCGACAGCTGGAGCAACAGCGCGACAGCCTCCAGCACGAGCTCGACGAGGTGTTCGCCCGAGTTGACGACGCGTTTTATGCCCTCGACGATGAGTATCGATTCACCTACGTCAACGACCGCGCCGAAGAATTACTTGGACAGCCCGAAGCGGAACTTTACGGTCAGAACGTCTGGGAAGTGCTGGACGTAGCCGACGACGATCCCCTTCGCAAGCAATTCGAAACCGCACTGGCAACGCAGGAATCCCAGATTTTCGAGCGGTTCTCAGAGCCACTCGGAATTTGGGAAACCGTCAGAATCTATCCGTCGGAGTCTGGGTTGTCAGTCTACTTCCGTGACATCACCGAGCGCAAGGAGGACGAACAAGAAATTGTCGCTCTCAATCGCCTGAATACCATCGTTCGCGACATCACCGACGCGGTCATCGACCAGTCGACCCGCGAGGAAATCGAACGAGTCGTCTGCGACGCACTTGCCGAGGCGGACGTCTACAAGTTTGCGTGGATCGCAAACGTCAACCCGACGACGAACTCAGTGTACTCCCGGATTGAAGCCGGTGTCGACGGCTACATTGGCGATGTGTCGATCTCTGTCGACTCGGATGACCCCCACGGGCAGGGGCCCGCCGGTCGGGCTATTCACACCCACGAGGTACAAGTCACCCGAGACGCGTTCGACGATTCGGCTTTCGAACCGTGGCGCGACCTCGCTCGCGAGTACGGCTATCGGTCGTCGGCAGCAATCCCCATCGTCTACGAGGGCACGCTGTACGGTATCATCGGCGTGTACTCCGCCCGGAAAGGAGCGTTTCACGACGGTGAGCGCGAGGCTCTCGGCCAGCTGGGGGAAGTCGTCGGGCACGCGATTGCGGCCCTCGAACGTAAGCAGGCGTTGATGACCGACACCGTCGTCGAACTAGAGTTCCGGATTCCGGGCTTCGTCGAGGGAGCGGCCCCCAAATCGGACGCCGACGGGACGATCACGTTAAATCAGACTGTCCCAATCGGAGATGGCATTTACCTACAGTACGGTACCGTGACCGACGACGCGGTCTCGACGCTGGAGGCGCTCGTCGACGAACTTCCTTTCTGGGACGACGTGACTATTACAGAGCAAGCGGTCGGAGATGCGACGTTCGAGCTTCGGCTGACGGAACCGCCGGTCGTGTCGGAGCTTGCTAGCCGCGGCGGCCGCGTGAAACACCCCCGCATCGGGGATGGAGACCTTGAGATGACGGTTTACCTCCCGCACAGCGTCGACGTCCACCGAATCACCGACGTGCTGGAGGATGTGTATCCTGAGACCGAGTTGGTTACGCGACATAGCGTCGTTCAGACTGATGATACGGCGAAACGCGTGGCAGAGGCGTTTGCTGACGATCTCACCAACCGACAGCGGGCGGTCGTCGAGGCCGCGTACCACGCGGGATTCTTCGAGTGGCCCCGCCAGAGTTCGGGCGAGGAGGTAGCCGACTCGTTGAACATCGCCGGCCCGACGTTTCACCAGCATCTACGTCTCGCCCAGCAGAAATTGCTGGGCGAGTTGGTGGCCAGCGCTACGGCGAGCGTCGGAGAATAACGAACTTTCAGTCTTCTCTATCGATAGTATCGCCGCTGAGTACAGGACGCGCATCGTTTATTCAGTGTAGAATTTGACGAACTTCAACAGAATCTCGTAGAACTGTCGTCCTGACAAAAACAGGGTAAACGCTTGTTACCTTGCTCGTCGTGACCGCCGATATGGGGGATTTGCTGACAGACCGTGTGGCAGTGGTGACAGGCGGATCAAGCGGTATCGGTCGGAGTATCGCCCGGGCGTTCGCGGAACACGGGGCCGACGTGGTGGTCGCCGACGTTCGAGAGACGCCGCGGGAAGGGGGAGCACCGACGCACGAACTTCTCGAAGACGAGACGGACGCGAACGCGGCGTTCGTCGAGTGCGACGTCACCGACGTTGAGGACATCGAGTCGGCCATGAGCGCGGCCGACGAGTTCGGAGGTATCGACGTGATGGTCAACAACGCCGGCATCTTCCGACTGGAGGAGTTCCTGGATGTCACGCCCGGGGAGTACGACCGGTTGATGGACGTCAACGTCAAGGGGATGTTCTTCGGCGCCCAACGCGCCGCGGCGCGAATGCTCGAGCACGACGGCGGCAGTATCATCAACGTCTCGAGTATCGCCGGCATCGTCGGCAACGGCAGGTACGTCACGTACTGCACTTCGAAAGGTGCCGTCCGCCTGTTGACCTACGCGCTCGCTCACAGTCTCGGCCCCGAAGGAATCCGCGTCAATGCAATTCATCCAGGGGGTGTCGAGACCGCGATGTCCGAGGACGCGAACCTAGGTCCCGAGGCGACCGAGGCGTTCGTAGAGATGATTCCCCAACGCCGGATGGGCCAACCCGAGGACATCGCCGGGGCTGCACTCTTCCTAGCGAGCGACCTGGCGTCCTACGTTACCGGCGAGTCGCTCGTCGTCGACGGTGGATACACCTACACCGGATAGCCACTGCTGGGGCAACTATACATTTTCTAGGGAAAATTTATCACTCCTAAACCATTACTATATAATGTCGAAGGCTCGTTCTGTATGCTCCTGAAGTGCAGTCGGCTTCGAACGAGACGGGGAGGGAACGATACTCTCTGATGTTGAGCATTGCCCCCTCGTTTTTTCTCGTCGGCGTGGTAGGGCGCGTGATGGTCAGCAACAACCGGAACGTATCACGGCGACGTGTGTTGCGCATCGGAAGGGGTGCGGCACTGCTGGGAATCACAGGAAGCAGGGGGGTGCACGGGTTGGGAGCAGAGTCCCTCGATGGGTCTCAAGAGGAAGTAGGCGGGGACGGACAGGACGCGACTCTCGTCGCCATGGAAGGACGAGTCGAGGTAGCACCGGGCGAGACCAGCGACACGTGGTTGTACGACGACCGGTATCCCGGACCGGAACTCCGCGTGAGCGAGGGGGACACGTTGCGCGTCTCCGTCGAGAATCGATTGCCGGAGGAAACGACCGTTCACTGGCATGGCATTCCCGTCCCCAATCCGATGGACGGCGTTCCGAACGTCACGCATGACCCGGTCCCGCCCGGCGAGACGTTCACGTACGAGTACGAAGCGTCGCCGGCGGGCACCTACGTCTATCACAGCCATGTCGGTCTCCAATTCGACAGGGCGCTCAACGGGCCATTGATCGTCGAGGAGGAGTCGCCCCACGTCGAGTACGATCGGGAGTTCACGCTGGTCGTCGACGACTAACTCGCTGGCGACCCAACCCTCGACTCTATCGAAGCGCCGCTTGGGGGAGGTCGTGGCGGTGGTGGC
Above is a window of Halorussus limi DNA encoding:
- a CDS encoding multicopper oxidase domain-containing protein, coding for MLSIAPSFFLVGVVGRVMVSNNRNVSRRRVLRIGRGAALLGITGSRGVHGLGAESLDGSQEEVGGDGQDATLVAMEGRVEVAPGETSDTWLYDDRYPGPELRVSEGDTLRVSVENRLPEETTVHWHGIPVPNPMDGVPNVTHDPVPPGETFTYEYEASPAGTYVYHSHVGLQFDRALNGPLIVEEESPHVEYDREFTLVVDD
- a CDS encoding PAS domain S-box protein, coding for MDSAESTRHVFADTLAAFDATPPAPPLTTSEVADVVDCSRRTAYNRLEQLVEDELLETKKVGASGRVWWRSRPTTASQPTADLAHGSYESVVSDVFGTADVGVFLLDDDFDVVWINDSIERYFGLDSAAIVGRDKRQLIRETIGDVVAEPDDFAETVIATYDDNTYAEEFECRITAGNGRNERWLEHRSKPIETGEYAGGRVELYYDITAQKASERALREREHQFRSLVQTVDEYAIFMLDPDGRVVTWNEGAERIKGYSRKDAIDKHVSTFYTKTDRAENVPVRNLATAARDGFVEVEGWRVRKDGTRFWAKVSISAIRDDDGTLQGYAKVTQDMTDRRKHERQLRRERDLVENLFDVSPTGLMVFDTDGDLQRLNSRAKDILGLSHGEHYAASEVDLVGPDGQPLSFEERPLARTLTTGEAVTNQVVREAEATDGDRRWFSISTRPIRDDDNTLKQVVVCTDEITELKEQARQLEQQRDSLQHELDEVFARVDDAFYALDDEYRFTYVNDRAEELLGQPEAELYGQNVWEVLDVADDDPLRKQFETALATQESQIFERFSEPLGIWETVRIYPSESGLSVYFRDITERKEDEQEIVALNRLNTIVRDITDAVIDQSTREEIERVVCDALAEADVYKFAWIANVNPTTNSVYSRIEAGVDGYIGDVSISVDSDDPHGQGPAGRAIHTHEVQVTRDAFDDSAFEPWRDLAREYGYRSSAAIPIVYEGTLYGIIGVYSARKGAFHDGEREALGQLGEVVGHAIAALERKQALMTDTVVELEFRIPGFVEGAAPKSDADGTITLNQTVPIGDGIYLQYGTVTDDAVSTLEALVDELPFWDDVTITEQAVGDATFELRLTEPPVVSELASRGGRVKHPRIGDGDLEMTVYLPHSVDVHRITDVLEDVYPETELVTRHSVVQTDDTAKRVAEAFADDLTNRQRAVVEAAYHAGFFEWPRQSSGEEVADSLNIAGPTFHQHLRLAQQKLLGELVASATASVGE
- a CDS encoding SDR family oxidoreductase; translated protein: MGDLLTDRVAVVTGGSSGIGRSIARAFAEHGADVVVADVRETPREGGAPTHELLEDETDANAAFVECDVTDVEDIESAMSAADEFGGIDVMVNNAGIFRLEEFLDVTPGEYDRLMDVNVKGMFFGAQRAAARMLEHDGGSIINVSSIAGIVGNGRYVTYCTSKGAVRLLTYALAHSLGPEGIRVNAIHPGGVETAMSEDANLGPEATEAFVEMIPQRRMGQPEDIAGAALFLASDLASYVTGESLVVDGGYTYTG